From Flavipsychrobacter sp., a single genomic window includes:
- a CDS encoding ATP-binding cassette domain-containing protein codes for MSIKVTSLTKVYGSQKAVNDISFELKKGEIVGFLGPNGAGKSTTMKMITGYLPPTKGDISVCGFEVQKQPMEVRKRVGYLPEANPLYFDMYVREYLEFSAGIHGLGSKAKERIAEMITLTGLTKEAHKRIGMLSKGYKQRVGLAQAMLHDPEVLILDEPTSGLDPNQIIEIRELISNIGKEKTVLLSTHIMQEVEAMCSRVIIINNGTLVADDAIETLKGDRSLEDVFRSLTMKEAVS; via the coding sequence ATGTCAATAAAGGTAACATCACTAACTAAGGTATATGGCAGTCAGAAGGCTGTAAATGATATTAGTTTTGAGTTAAAGAAAGGGGAGATCGTTGGATTTTTAGGGCCTAATGGGGCAGGAAAATCTACTACGATGAAAATGATCACGGGCTATCTTCCACCTACAAAAGGTGATATCTCAGTATGTGGCTTTGAGGTACAGAAGCAGCCTATGGAGGTGCGCAAACGTGTTGGTTATTTGCCGGAGGCCAATCCGCTTTATTTTGATATGTATGTGAGAGAATATCTTGAGTTTAGTGCAGGTATTCATGGTCTTGGTTCAAAAGCCAAAGAGCGTATTGCTGAAATGATCACGTTAACGGGCTTGACCAAAGAGGCACATAAAAGAATAGGCATGCTCTCAAAAGGATATAAACAACGTGTAGGCTTAGCCCAAGCTATGCTGCACGATCCTGAAGTGTTGATACTGGATGAGCCTACGTCAGGCCTTGACCCCAACCAAATTATCGAGATAAGAGAATTGATATCTAATATAGGTAAAGAGAAAACAGTATTGCTATCTACACATATCATGCAAGAAGTAGAAGCAATGTGTAGCAGGGTCATCATTATCAATAATGGTACACTTGTAGCCGATGATGCTATTGAAACATTGAAAGGGGACAGAAGTCTTGAAGATGTTTTCCGTTCACTTACTATGAAAGAAGCCGTATCGTAA